ttttagccATACATATTAACAGAAACAGAACCCCTAATCCTAAGCCTAAAGTGTACCTATCGCACTCTGTTTTCCCTATACAAACTAGATATGGGTATTTCTTATATAATCCTACTACTCAAAATGGAACTTCGCTCCatcttggtttttttttttttttcacatgaaTACAACAAAATTCATCATTATACATTCCCTCAAAATTCTAATCCGCTAAACTTCACTTGTATTCGACACGGATAAATCATCCTTGTCATTTTCCGTGCAACTATTATTATCTTCCCTGCTGTTGCTATGGCTGCCATTCATTGGCAAGGGTGACTTCATAACAACCGCTTCCTCCCTTTGGGGGCGGTTTGCATACAAAATCCAGAGAACAAGGCATAGCAAAACTCCAACTGAAATCAGTCCCAGTCCTGCATTTACAATCTTCAGATAGTGTTCCAATGGAGGGCAATAATTTGAGGTGATTTCTTCAAACGTATCCCTCACAAACTTACAATCCTGGAGGCTCAGTAGAAGCGGCGCATAGTGCTCAAGTGCATAGCATTCAGTAACTGCTGCTACCAACTGATTGTACGCATCAGGTGTCACCCTTCCCACAGTCGTGCACTGACCAGATGGTGAAACCTCGCACATATAGTTCTGCCATACCTGAGTATTTCAAGAAATCAATGAGCCGTTTGAATTAACAAGTAAAAACGCCCCTGATTTTTCTATTTCAAGATAATCCAGAACAATTTCCAAAATTGGCAATTAATGGAAGCTTGTaattattgaaataaatatCAGGAAAAGGAGGACCACAGCAAGATAAAGCTTGAACATTTTAATACGGGAGAAGATGTAAATCAACTTATATTACTAGTTCAGTTGTTTTTGTACCATCTATTTAACAATCAGCAAGACCAAACGTGCTTTTTTCATCTCTCCCAAAGGACTTGCAAATCTATATAACAAGCAGGACCCAATGTGCTATATTCATCTCTCCCAAAGAACTTCAAAAGAGAGCACTTTCcttcattattttctatttttcttccaTTAAAACATGGTATATGCTAGTTTTACAATTCCACTTGCAACTTCTATGAATAGGCTGTGAACTTCGTTTGCAATATTACTGATGATACCTTAAGGATATAGAAGCTAACAGTCATCAAATTACAAGACACCAAATAGAAAAGGAAACCATGTAGCGAATAAGTTGACAAGACATACCATGGATGCATTTGTCAGAGACACCTCTTGGGGGGCACACTGACGATCTTGAAGATTATAGTCAAATGGATAACAAAGTGGAGGGAGCAAAGGTCCAGACTggttataataattaaattcaGTCGGGGATGGGTTTGCGTCTGCAAAGGTGTATACATATGTATTCACAACTGTCACAATGCCATTGATCACTTGTTTGCTCTGAATGAGTGTCTTGTTTGTTGTACTTTGGTCTACACATGGAAGAATGCTGCTAAGAGCAGTCACAGCATGAGGATTCTCTACCCATTCTTCCATGGCTGTACAGGTATCTGAAATTGCACTAATATTTTCAAAGGAAAATTTTTACAGTTCAGCAACATAGTGGTATTTGCTTGTTGCATAAGCAGTAATTTATCAACTCCACAAATAAATATCAGATAAAAATACGCCTATTCAGTGGTCATAGAATGTTGCTTGAAATTGAAGGACTGCAATTATAATGACATTACTTATCTACTATCAATCCAGTAATCTGTGAGCATAAGACAAGCACAGTTGAAAGACTCAATGTCATCTCATAGACTGAACAACAAAGCAATAATATCCACTTATGTACTGCAAGCAATTATTTATGCGTAGCATGTATAGATAGtctagagaaaaaaaaaaaaagaaaaaaaatgcacAGGTACAACAGACAAACTTTTCAAGAACAAATAAATGAATCTGAAAATTCATAAAAGACCCAGAATCTTACTTGTTAAGAATCATGAAACCCCCACAAAGAATGAATGTAACTGCAACTAGTAACCACCCGCTCacaacaaatctggaaaatcaTTGGTATATAATTTGATGCCAATATCAAAAGAATCCAACAATTATATGCACGTACCAAATCTAAGAAGAATATGCACTTACATATGAATTGCATGTTGGTGCCGAAAGATGGACAGAACTGTAAAATAAACAAGTCCAGAAGTTATGAATAAGAAAGATCAAGCAAAATAGTAAATCAAATACAAGGTATTAAACAATGTTCTGAAAAGTACGTACGAAAACCAAGCACAGCAAGTATCAGCATCACTACTGCGACAGTGATCAATGCCGAACGCCTGCAACAATGAATTCGTCCAAGCATGAGTACATTACAGTTAATAAGTGAGGTAAATGCATCAGTTATCAAGGATTGAGTGAGATACATACACAGCTTTGAAGACTTTCACTATTTTTTCAGCATTTTGATTTGTCTTCTCATTCAATGTATCAGCTGCAGAGTTGAGATCTATATTTAATTTGTCTATATCACCCAAGACATTAGATGGAAGAAATAAATGGGCTACGCTGATGATTTTTGCAAGGGACAAATAATCCGTCACATTCCTCAGGGTCTGCACAGTGTAGTCTGACTGGTTTACAACGTATTTTAGAGTATGCAAAGCTTCACTATGAAAATCATCCTGACCAATAGAGAGAAGAATGCATCCACTCCTGAAATGAATAAATAGGTTAGCTGTTAAGACATATAAGAAGAGGTCAAAGGCATTATTCAGGGACATATAAGAGAAATTTAGATATGTATTATATCTAGCTATACACAAAATTTAAGTGCAGAAAACACAATTCGGCAAGGGAAAGCTGGCAATTGGGTTGGGAGTATCTAACATCATGAAATGTAACAAAGGGAGCATCTAACATCCATCCAAATAGAAACATGTATATACACTTGATACACACACCGCACGCATATTTCACAAACCCTGTTGTTGTCTCTCCTTTCCACCCAAAGATAAATAAAACTCTATTAATCCTCAAACCAGGCAAGCAAAAGAAATCATCTGATATCCTCAAACCCACATATTGTAGGTTCCAACttcataaaattaatccaaaaaaCAGGCAATCCACatttaaaaataaagtaaaaacaCCAATGGCATGATAAACTAATTGAGGTATGCATTAGAGATAATTACGCTGCGGCACATGTGAAAACTATCAACAATATGAGACATATCCTCTGAGATCTCTCTGATTCTTCGCCTTTTATGTTGATTCTCCATTGGAAAAAATACCGTAATGCAAGGGCCAAGCCAAATATGAAAAACCATATGATGCCTATGATGAAACCAGGAGCTCCTGTGAAACCAACAGACTGCAGACACACAAATTTGTTTTACAAGCATTAGTAATACTTTAGAGAATGAGTAATCCACCCATGAATAAAATGTTGTGTATAAACGCAAAAACATATACAAACAAGCATgtttttcttatattttaaaCTGTATCTTCCAGTTCGTAAGTACATACAAATGTTTTCTTGCTCTTATCTGCTACTATCTTTAATCTCATGAgctaaaatggcaatagatcaGAAGATGGCCTCTCCATCCGATAAAAACTAAAAGACAATCTACTTTCCAAGTTAGGTCACAATCTCCAGATGCGAGGTCAAGTTAATTACAAATTGAGTGGTATTCCGTGGAAATTAACTTGTAAGTGTGTTTAGCATCTAGAATATACTCCAAAAGTAAAACTTTTTGACAGAGTGCCACAGAACTGAATGAGTTATAAGTACTTACAGCCCAATAATGGCGATTGGTGATATTCCAACCACCCCGATAATGCTGAAAATGGCGAAGAACATCCGGCCTATTAGTTCTCTTTGCCGCGAGTACAAGAGTGTTATCATCAGAAGAAGGCCCTGGTGCCTCAGCAACAGCAGTAGCAGCCTCTGACATGCCATTTCTCCATGCCCCCAAATTCTCCTCCCCTGTAAAAGaatgatcaaattaataaaaaggaaacaaTCAATAATCACCTCAAGAAAAATAAGGATTCCCATCTGAATGGCGAGCTAATTGAGCTAAAATTCAGCAAAAATTATGGAAAACAATATGATATGTGAAATGCAAACAGCAATCCTCTTTTCTTCACGAAAGTAAACGAATACATCgtgaacaaaacaaaacacagaTGACAAAGTTATGAAGAGAACACATGAATTGAGTATTGAAGAAACGAATTAATGTATAAAAATGTAGTGTTTTGGTTTACAAACCTAAGATAAAGTTGAGATGATGCGTGGCAAGGCCGCCATTTTGAGGCAGAGCTGAaacaaaggaaagaaaaacaagaagaggaagaaagaaTAAAGATCTTGTAACTAAAAAGATCTCCATTTGGCAGGATTATCCGCAAAACCAGAAAAAAGAATGTTCATGGAAGGCGCAAATCACGGAAAGCCATTTGGAAAGAAGGTGTGAAGTGTTCTCTCCCCAAATCTGGAGGAGTCGAGAAGGGGATCAAAGTGTGAAAGTATCATATAGATATAGAAAGGGTGAAGTGGGGTTTGGTATTAttataaagaagaaaaaatggTCCCTGATTTGCAGCAGAAAAAGGTGAGGCTCACATGGAGGCGACGCCaggaagaagaaaggagagAGTAAAAAGGCGGGTGTGAAGTGATTACtgattatttatttagtctGTTAAGCAaaggatttgtttttttatatgtaatctGCACTTtttgctttctctctctttcgctttctttttctttaatattattcTACTAAGGAATTGGAAAACctgttcttttattttctttatttattcattttaattttaagaagtGGTTGCAAATTAAAATATACAAAGATAAATATTGCATGATTTTCGATCAACCTTACCATTCAAAACAGTTAAATCTTATCGATATGATACAAaatcaatttaaattttaaatttttaaattattcatAACTAACAAggaattttaatttgttatcatTTGTTCACAAAATCTAGAATTAAATTGAAATTTCTATCATCCTCAtctagaaaatatatatacacacacttttttaatttagttattCTATTTCGCGATTCGAAACTGATCAGATACATTTTAAATTGATTACTcttctaatatatttttatatatttttttatctatgTTGCAGAGTACGTTTAAACATATTAAGAAACAATAAatattagttataaaaaaaataataaactctCATATTTAGAGCCCATTTGGTTTACTTGcggtttgctgttacggtttgctgttgctatttgctgtttgtttattagtgtttggtaaaattattgatgttagtatataaaatgattaatatggacatattttaaataaatagataaaattaattataaattataaattttctattttttcctcCTATAATTCTAATCTTTTTAAtactaaataattaaaatttaataaaagtaAATTTCTAAGGTAAAATTCTAAGGTTATAAATTTACTatttttaagagagagaaaatgcaCTGTCTAAAACCATAAAGGgagaaaaaaaacatattacattgtgtttattattttttttttaaagatacaTCTATGTTGTAAGTGTGAAAGGGGTTAACTGTTAGtcccttaaaaaaaaaaaaaaaaaaaaaaaaaaaaaaaaaaagctggtATATgagtttttaagtaaaaaaaattaaaaggctATTTAGGGCAATAAAACTTAAACGGCAGCAGTAAGGAGGAAAAAGCAGCAAATTGTTGCTGTTTGAAAAAGCAGCCCATTAGTTCTtaaaatgcaaactgtagctgtTTGGTATTTTTAACCAAACACCATTTTAGATGCCATTAGAACTGAAACAGCAAAAATAAGGTAGAAAAAGGAgaaacaaacacccccttagtTGTATTAATAATGGGACTAATGACAATATtagtaaaataattaatatagtagTTGATTATGAAGGATGAGTAAATCATGGATTAGTTACTATGGAAAATGTAAAATGTTGAACAAACTCTCATATTTAGCGCCATTACTCGTGAGACTAATGGCAACATTAATGGAACAATTAATATGCAGTTAATTATGAATGAAGCGTAATTCATGGATCAGTTACTAGGGAAATGACTAAAACGGTTGAAAAAACTCTCATATTTAAGTGGCATTAATCGATAGACTAATGGCGACAGTAATGCAGTAATTAATATGACAGTTGTTTATGAAGGAGACATAAATCATGGGTCAGAACTTGAGTCTGGAGAAGATATTGTGGTTATGAAAGTAAAACGTAGAAGTAAAGAAGATGTTTTAAATGAGAACGAGAAGACAGTTTCAAATAATAGTCAAATTGTGGATCATCATGAATCTATTAGCCTAGAACTGTCGTGGACTGGGCAACCCACGAGCAGTTGGCATTTTAATGGATGTTGTCCAAAATTACAAATCGTTTATTATTTTCGTTCTCGTATTGTTGGAAACTTTTCGGTTAGGAAAGGTGAAGCTATTGGTATTCGAGAGGCTCTTAGGTGGATCAAACTCAAGGGTTTGGGTGGTGTGGAGGTGGGATCAGATGCACTGTCAGTAGTGGAGCATATTCATCAAGCATACTTTCGTTCTTCTTATGGTTCAATTATAGACGATTATAAAAGTCTTATTTCTAGTACCAATGACATTTATGTCATATTTATAGGTCGTTCGGCGAATGGGGTGGCTCGTGCTTTAGCTAGGTCTTCTCGTTTCTTGTCAGAAATTGTGGAGCGGGGTACTGTCCCTccagattttattttacatttctTGTATGTTGATTCCGCTTAATGAAActtatttttcttcaaaaaaaaccttaattaactaatttaagtggtgaaaaataaatgttatcaaacaaacttaaaataaataagtagttaacattttaatttaagtgattatcAATGTTATCGAACAAGGCTTTATTTTTCTCCTTTTTAGATTAGGAGTCTTAACTCCTATATAAAAGGGTTAACTCCCTTTGCAAAAGGTATGAGATATTATTACTCTTTTTCTCTTTAAGATttaagttttctctctctaagattATAACTCACTTGAGCATCAGAGTATCCCTCGCTTGGGATCCGGCTAAGTACTTTCTTATCTTGCAGGAACTCTCGCTAAGTACATACTCAAGCCTTGCCAAATGCCTCCATACATCAAGTTGGAACATAACAATATGGATTGTCCTAAACGCATGTCTAGATCTCTAACAGGACTAAATTTCATACCCTTCCATCATTGGTGCGGCGACCATGGACCTAAGATCATTAAAACATGTTTTATTCTGGATCATATTGACAAAATAAAGAAGTATTTGATGAgcataaaaattgaataatggGATATGGTATGAAGAAAAAATCCTTACccattttccctttttttcatTTGCTTTGCATCACGACCCAATAGGAGACTTGCGTTTGGATGACGAATTCTCATGATCCCCTTCCTTTATATCTAGGGCCACAAAATATGCattctcttcttcatctttcggAAGTTTCTCTTAGTTCTGGATCTCCTCTCCTTTCCCTAAATATTTCAAGTTTATACACTTCAAGATGTTAGGGAATGGGTCTTCAATGGTCCAGTTACATGCAGTAACGGAAGATAGAAATAAGAggagaataaaaagaaaaggaaatatACATGTTTCACTCTCTTCCAAGATAAATATGTATTCTTTCTTCTCTTTATCACAGGTCAGCGGGATGGTCCCATTAAGAAAGGACTTCATTGAAAATCTATACTTCCACTTCTTTGTCCGAATCCTTGGTAGGACTGGCAAGCACTCTTTTTCTGCCTTTGTCAACTCGGCTATTGTTACCTTAATCGAATTCCCTCCGAGATTCCATGAGGGAAAATTTTGATGCTCTTTCACTTGGATGAAAAAGTGTGCATCCTTCTAGTCCTTAATTGAAGAGGCTCGGTCTGAGAAGTACTGAAAACCCTCCAGCTTGGTGAAGTACTAGTGATACTTTATCT
The DNA window shown above is from Euphorbia lathyris chromosome 1, ddEupLath1.1, whole genome shotgun sequence and carries:
- the LOC136235848 gene encoding uncharacterized protein isoform X1, giving the protein MEIFLVTRSLFFLPLLVFLSFVSALPQNGGLATHHLNFILGEENLGAWRNGMSEAATAVAEAPGPSSDDNTLVLAAKRTNRPDVLRHFQHYRGGWNITNRHYWASVGFTGAPGFIIGIIWFFIFGLALALRYFFQWRINIKGEESERSQRICLILLIVFTCAAASGCILLSIGQDDFHSEALHTLKYVVNQSDYTVQTLRNVTDYLSLAKIISVAHLFLPSNVLGDIDKLNIDLNSAADTLNEKTNQNAEKIVKVFKAVRSALITVAVVMLILAVLGFLLSIFRHQHAIHIFVVSGWLLVAVTFILCGGFMILNNAISDTCTAMEEWVENPHAVTALSSILPCVDQSTTNKTLIQSKQVINGIVTVVNTYVYTFADANPSPTEFNYYNQSGPLLPPLCYPFDYNLQDRQCAPQEVSLTNASMVWQNYMCEVSPSGQCTTVGRVTPDAYNQLVAAVTECYALEHYAPLLLSLQDCKFVRDTFEEITSNYCPPLEHYLKIVNAGLGLISVGVLLCLVLWILYANRPQREEAVVMKSPLPMNGSHSNSREDNNSCTENDKDDLSVSNTSEV
- the LOC136235848 gene encoding uncharacterized protein isoform X2 → MEIFLVTRSLFFLPLLVFLSFVSALPQNGGLATHHLNFILGEENLGAWRNGMSEAATAVAEAPGPSSDDNTLVLAAKRTNRPDVLRHFQHYRGGWNITNRHYWASVGFTGAPGFIIGIIWFFIFGLALALRYFFQWRINIKGEESERSQRICLILLIVFTCAAASGCILLSIGQDDFHSEALHTLKYVVNQSDYTVQTLRNVTDYLSLAKIISVAHLFLPSNVLGDIDKLNIDLNSAADTLNEKTNQNAEKIVKVFKAVRSALITVAVVMLILAVLGFLLSIFRHQHAIHIFVVSGWLLVAVTFILCGGFMILNNAISDTCTAMEEWVENPHAVTALSSILPCVDQSTTNKTLIQSKQVINGIVTVVNTYVYTFADANPSPTEFNYYNQSGPLLPPLCYPFDYNLQDRQCAPQEVSLTNASMVWQNYMCEVSPSGQCTTVGRVTPDAYNQLVAAVTECYALEHYAPLLLSLQD